AATATAACTTGTTAGATAAAATTACGCTATCGCATGGTTCTGATGAAATTGGCTTTCAAGATCATGCTGACAAACCCTTTACCATTGTAGGGATCTTAAAAAAAACGGGTACACCGGTTGATAAATCTGTTCATGTGTCATTAAAAGCTATTGAGGCCCTACATATTGATTGGCAGCAAGGCGCACCACCCATGCCGGGTGAAGAAGTTTCAAAAGATGATGTTCTTGCTATGGATTTAAATCCCGCAGATGTCACAGCTTTTTTTGTTAAGCTAAAGTCAAGAATGGCTATTTTTAATGTACAAAGAGAAGTCAATGACTATGAGGAAGAAGCCTTGATGGCAATTTTACCTGGAGTAACGCTCAGAGATCTTTGGTTAACCGTGGGTTTTGCAGAAAAAACTTTATTTTTAGTGAGCTTACTTGTTTTTTTTGTAAGTTTAATTGGAATGCTTATATCCTTATTGGCAACACTCAATGAAAGAAGAAGAGAAATGGCAATTTTACGATCTGTTGGCGCAAAGAAAGGGTTTGTATTTTCATTACTTATAATTGAAACCTGTGTCCTTGCGGTCATAGGTATTCTTTTTGGTATTTTAATTTTATGTTTCTGCTTGCTAGCCTTTAAACCTATTTTAGAATCCAAGTTGGGTCTTACTGTTGGGTTGTTAACGCCAACCATCAATGATTTTATTTATATTGCTTCTATACTTTTAGCAGCATTCATTGCCAGTATCATTCCTAGTTGGAGAGCCTATAAAAACTCACTGGCAGATGGTCTCACTGTAAGGAATTAGGAGGGTAAAAATGAAAAAGATTTTTTTATATATTTTACTTGTTTTACTGGGCATTGGTTTTGCTGCGGGCTTATTTAAATTTTCTGATCGCTTGCCTATAGCTGTAAAATCTGAGTCAGAGACTAAAACTAAAAAAGTAGAGACTGGTGTTATCCCAAAAATTTATTGGGAAACGCTCAATTTATTCAATTACAAAACTGGTGAAGGGCCTCAAGAACTGACCATGTTAAATGGCAAGCTTGTTGAAATACCTGGTTTTATTGTGCCTTTGACAGATAGTTATTCAGACTTTGATGAATTTCTTTTGGTTCCTAATGCCCAAGCCTGTGTTCATATTCCGCCACCTCCTCCAAATTTAATTGTAGCAGTCAAGCTTAGAAAACCTATGTCTATGGAAGATATATTTTATCCTTCTTGGGTTAAGGGTATTTTTACAATTGAAACTTCAACCAGCGAGTTTGGTAGCGCCTCCTATAAACTGGATGCTATGGAAGTAAGAAAGTATGAATTTTAAATACCAAGAAAGTATTTTGATAGAATACTCATTGACCTCAATGTAATTGTTTGCTTTTAAATTAATCTGAGTCAGCCAAGATTTCTAACAAGTCTAAAAATAAGTTAATCATATCTAGATAAATATTTACAGCAACATCAATAGCAGCTTGCCAAGAAGTTTCTCCTAAAGCATGTAATTTTTCTAGTTGATTAAAGTCATAAAGCAAGTAAATGATGAATATCAAGGCTCCTATATAGGATTTAATGAGGGATAGACGTTCACTTTTAAAATAAAACACATTGGCCAAACCCATAACAATCAATAAAATAAGAGAAATCAATAAAAAGCCACCGAGATAGCCAAAGTCTACTGGGCTTAAATAAACAATTGCAGCTGTTAAGATAACGGATAAAGCAACACCTAGAATAGCCTTGTTAACAATTTTCTGCCATTGTTCTTTGTATTGAGGGTTTTGTATTCTGGTATCTAATTCTAACTGAATTTCTGGGCTAAGCGTATGAATATCTTCTTTTGCAATTCCACGTTCTTTTAAAAATTTGTTTCTTTCATAGCGTATACTTAAATGCGTGATGCTGGGTCCTACTGACCAGCCAACAACAGCAGAAAATAAAGCAACCATGATAATGTTAATGGGGTAGTGGTCAGAGAAGCCTACAACTAAAAACAGTAGTATAAAAGATAACAAGATAGTCCCAATAAATTCAGCTTTGGTCTCATAAGCTTTATTAATTTTTGCCATAGCTGCAGTCACAAGGAGCATTCCACCCAATAATGAAAAAACTTTTACAAACAAAACAGATAACATCAATACTCCTATGACAAAAAGCTATATTTTCCTGCTTATGCTGCAGATCTTATAAGCAAGATTAAAAATTCATTATAACTGAAAATTCCAATATAAGAATATAAAATTGTTCTATTTTAGAAGCTTAGGAGGCTTGCTATACTGTTTTAAGTTTATATATTGACAACCAATAATAGTATTAAATGCACTGAAACAATTTTGCAGCCTTGATGAAGTTTGCTGGTGTTTTATGCAACAAAATTGAAATTAATGATTAAAGTTTTTTTCTTTAACCTTTTTCAGTGAACGATGTGTTTTATCTAAGGCACCTGTTAGAGCCTCTTCTAGAGTTTCACTGTTATGGCTTACGGCAATGGGTTTTAGTTTTTCTATTCTAACCTCTATGGTACACTTTTTATCATTTGCACCACCTTTGTGGCTGTTTTCATCACTCATATGAACATTGACAGTGGTGATAAATTTAGAAAAATGTTCTAAGTTGCTTTGAGTTAAATCTGTTACATATTCTGTAAGTCGTTGATCGTTGTTAATTGATTCATCGGTATGAACATGTATTTGCATATGTGATGTCCTTTCAAAGGTAATTTTTTTTACTGTTTCATTCAATGTAATGATTTTTTGTATTAAACACTGCTATCTTAAGTTAGGTCTAAGTAAAATTTATAACAGGTATTTGGTCAATATTTAAATTACTAACATAGATTATTGTTCTTGAAAATAGATATACTTTTTAACTTTTCTGATTAACACCAATAGAATATGTCTTTCCGCGATCATCTTCACAATACATATCACACTCAAAGCCATAAGCTTGAGTTTATGATATTCATCTTGGAAGTTTTTTTTGACCTTTTCTTTTTCCATCACGATTAAAATGTTCTAACAAAGCGTTGAGTTGGGCACCCAATAACAGAACAAAGCCGCAGCTATTCAACCAAAACATAAAAACAATAAACCCACCTATACTGCCATAAACTTTGCCAAAGCTGTTAAAATTAATGAGGTAAAGATTGAGCCCTAAAGTTACAACAATGGTTAAAAAAGACCCCAAAACGCTTCCAGGTGTAATAAAGCGGAATTTTTGTTGTACATTGGGTCCATAATAATAAATGAGAGCAAACGCAGTGCATATAATCAAGAATACAAAAAGCCATTTAACAACAAATAAAAAAGATAAAAGCAGCCAAGACATTGCAAAGTTTTCTTGTAAATATGACCATATGTTTTCGCTAATGATAATAATTGAGAATGTACTCAACAGCATAAGCACAAAAACCGCCATTAAACTCAAGGCGGTTAATCTTGTTTTTATAAAGTCTCTTGCCTCTTTGACTTTATAAGTTACGTTTAACTGATCAATAACAGCGGCCAAGCCACTGGAAGCTGACCAAACGGCAACAGCAAAACCAAAAGATAGCAAAGCAACACCGCCGTCTTTGGTTAACTCTTCAATAAAAGATTCAAACATCATTTTAGCATCACCGGGCAACAATGTTTGTATGGAATAAATTGCGGTGTTTTGTAACTTGTTAAAACCTAAAAATGAAAAAAGACCCAACAAAAAAATAAATGCAGGAAAAACAGCAATTGTTAAATAATAGGCTAAGGCAGCAGAGGCTTTTAATATGCTATCTTTTTGAATTTCATTAAAAAATCTGACGGCAAAAAATTTCCAGGAAACCGTTAGCTTAAAAACAGATATTTTTTTTTTATCTTTCATCTTTTAAAAAATAGATTTATTCAGATTAAAATACTCAATACTACTCAGTAGTTTATTACCAAATTAATAACCATAAAACCATTCAAAGCTTGGGTTTGTTTCTTTTCATTTTGTATAGATGTTCTTGCACTATATTATTCAAGCACTCAGAAAAACTATTAATAGATGATACAGGCTACTTAAGGGGTTATTTTGATGAAACTATATCTAAGCAGTTTAAGTTCTTATTATGAATAAAACTTACATCAATATTTAACTGCATTCCTCAGTCCTTAGAGTTTTTATCTAAATTATAAGTTGGTAATGCACAATAGAGTTACTGTTTAAGGTAATCTGCAGTTTTTTTCATTTCTATTTTTCTAACTGTATTTTGATTTTTAGAAGTTTTAAAAAAGAGGCTAAAGCTTTTGTCTTTGTTGGCTTTAATTACTTTTCTTAAGACGTCCGGAGAGTTAACATGAGCAGGAATAATAAACTCTTGTTCAGAGCTACATACAACAAGAGCAGAACTGTCTTCATTTAAAGTGTATTCAAGGGGAAGGCATACATGCAATTCACTGGCAAAGCCAGAGCCCATCAAAAACAACACTGTCAAAAAGCTTAATTTAACTATAAAAGTTTTCAATACTTTATTATAGCATAAATGCAGGACAAAAGTTCAAGGTTTTATTTGCGTCGTGTCATTCAAGCGTCTAATAAATATTTGATTTTATTGATTTATTTAGTAAGGTTTTATGCGTTTGAATTATAATGTTAATAATAAGCAGTATGGTCCTCAATTTCTTAACATTGACAAAGTTGATGAAATCAAATAGACTCAACGCGTTATGATGAAATTTAAAAGAGTAAGGGCGTTTTTATTATTATTGTTTTTGATTTATATAAATAAAGCGTACACACAAGAATCTTTAATTGATCAGTATAGAACTGTTATGGAAGGTAACAGAAGCAGTATAGAACAAGTTCAGGATCAATCTCTGTCTATTGATGATTTTTCTTACCAAATGCTTGAGTTAGCTTTTCCAGATAATCATAGCGAATACATTATGCCTCTTAACTTATTGGAAATGAATGCTGAGCAAAAAACTTCATTCTTAAATTTTGATAATATAAAACCAACAATTTTAGATGAGGCGCAAGTCTATGTGCTTATTTATGGAATCAGAAATGTCGGTCATTTTGGTCTTGCACATAGAGTTTTGATCATAAAGGATTCGGAAGTTACCTTTTTAGGTAAACATGGAGATCTATATCCAATTAATGGGAGTCAACTGCATGACAAGAAGTCTTTGATTATGAGTGATGAGGATGATCGTCGTTTAGCAATCAGTGGCTTAAATAATTTAAAAGTAAGACTTGATAAACCTAGCCGTATTATAATGGATAAAATGCAGCAGCGCATACCAGAATATTTTACAAATAAGTTTTCAGATTATCTCATTGGGCTTGATCTTTGGTCTGTAGAATAAAAATAAAACCAATAAACTGAAAGCTTTGTATTTGTAAGAGACACCAGGTTCTCTTAATTGAATTAGTAGTTTTTTTATTAAGAGTACAGAGTGTGTCTAAGGATTTAAAAAGGGGGTTTTAAATCTCAAAACAACAAGTACCATTAAATTCAATGTCATCAACTAAAGATCATGTAGTAGAGACATTAGACTGTCTTTTGAATTAATGTTAGTGTGAGATCATTATGGACATGTCTTCTTGGTATCAGAGTTTACTTAAGCCTGACTGGGCACCGCCGGCATGGGTGTTTGGTCCGGTGTGGACGTTTTTATATGTTTTAATCATTATTTCATTCTCTTATGTTGGCTTTTTAGCCTTTAAGAAAAAAATTGGCTTCATCATTCTCTTACCTTTTTTACTGAACATCATCTTTAATCTTTTATTCACACCCCTTCAGTTTTCTTTGCATAACAATGTTTTGGCTTTGTTGGATGTGATCTTGGTTTTTCTGACCCTCATCTGGGCCATGATTGTGATTTATCCCTTTGCCCAATGGGTGACTTGGATTCAGATACCTTATTTATTATGGGTATCATTTGCAATGCTTCTCCAAGCAAGCATCACTTATCTCAACAGATAGATCAACGCTGTGTTAGCATGCAACATAAGTGGCTAAAAAATCTACTGCCAAGCATTAAATACTATCCTTAGGCAGGCTTATTGGATTGCAGCAGCTGTTGAAAATCATGACCAGAGGGTTCTTGAAAAGCACGCAGGCCAAATACTGAAATACAGGCCAAAAGGTGATCAAAAATATCGGATTGAATATTCTCATAGATGATCCAATCTGTTTGTGAACTAAATATGTAGAGTTCTAGGGGCAAGCCTTTTGAGCTGGGTTGCAGCTGCCTAACCAAAAAGGTCATGTTTTGATTGAGGTCTGGGTGGGTTTTTAAATAAGCAATAATATAGGCTCTAAAAGTCCCTATGTTGGTCAGTTGTCTATTATTTATGTTTTGTTCTGGAGTGCTGCGCTCAAAGCCCCCCAGCTCTTGCTCTTTGCTTTCTAAATAATCTTTAAGGACAGCAATGTTTTTAAATTTTTCTATGTCCTGTTGACTCAAAAAATGAATGCTAGAAATATCAATTAAAATAGACCGCTTGATCCGGCGGCCTTTGGCTTCTTGCATGCCGCGCCAGTTTTTAAATGAGTCAGAAATAAGCGCGTAGGCCGGAATGGTGGTGATGGTTTTATCCCAGTTTTGCACGCGGATGGTGGTGAGAGAGACATCGGTTACATCACCATCGGCGCCGTATTTGGGCATTTCAATCCAATCACCTTTTCTTACCATATCTAATGAAGAAAGCTGAATACTGGCCACCAAGCCTAAAATGGTATCTTTAAAAATAAGAAGCAGCACGGCTGTCATGGCACCCAGGCCGCTTAAGAAAATAAGCGGCGATTTTCCAAGCAGCAGGGATAAAATAAGAATAATGCTGATAAAAACAAATAAAATTTTTAAGGCTTGCGCCACACTTTTAATGGGTTTGTTTTTTAAGGCATCAAGCCTCTGGGCAATGTGTTCAAATACAGAGATTAAAGAAAAAACAACCAAACAGGAAACAATGACAAAATAAGCTTGGCAGCCTCTGATAAGGATTTCATACAAAGCCGTGGAGGGCGGGCTTATCCAAGCCGCACTGTTAAAGACAATCAGGCAAGGAAGGTATTGAGCCGCCCGTCTAAAAAACCTTTGCGATACAAATAAATCATCCCATTTAATGTGGGTTTTCTGGGTGAGCTTGGTGGTGGCTCTGAGCAAGATAAACTGCAGAATCCGTTTAAACAGATAGGCCAAAGAGAAAACAAGCAAAATTTTAAGCAGGGTAAAAACCAGCGCGTCTTGTTTTAAATACGATACAACCGTTTCAAAGCTCATAGCTTACATAGATACTATGGCTATGCTCAGATTAAAAATAATTCAGAGCAGATAGAAAAAAAGTCGAAGTGTTTTTGGGCTTTATGGCCAATTAGAGGCAAATCAAACTAAGTAGAAATAAAAAAACACAATGTATGTCGCTATTTAACCTACTGTATTAGAAAAAACGCCAAGCACGTTGGTCCTTAAATTATAATTCAGTTGACTGTCCCCGTAATTTTTTTTTGCTAAAAAAATAGTAGATTCTTGTCCAAAATAAATGATTTTTTTTGAACTTATTGGAAAAGTCCTTTTTATTTTTATTCCCCGAAGTAACCGGGTACTTTTTTACTTTTTTTGCGAAAGATTTTACGATTTTAAATTGTATTTATGTACCAATATGAGTTATTTTTTATAAATGGAAAAGAATATAAATAAAAAAGTTTCAGACCTTGATCATGAAACTGCAAAAAATTTTTTTCTAAAAGAAAAAATTTATTGCAGAGTTGGTATACCTTCATATTATAAGTTTTCAAATCTTTTAAATGATATTGATAATCATTTAAAAAGCTTTAAAATCGATGATATAAAAGAAACGCTATTTGATAAAAAAAATGACCCAAAGAATTTCGAAGAAGTTAACTATCGTTTAGACATAAATAAAGATGGACGTTTTTCTTGGAGAAGACAAGAAATTATTAACCCGATTCTATATATTTGGTTAGTGAGGGTAATAACAGAAGAAAATAACTGGAAAATAATCAAACACAAATTTAGTGAATGGAGTAAAAATGATAAGATTATTAGTACAAGTATTCCTATATACTCGGAAGATAAGGATTACCTGTCATCAGTTTTGTCAAGTTGGTATAAAAATGTAGAACAGAGGTCTTTAGAATTAGGTTTGAAGTATAGATATTATGCTAAAACAGATATTAGTAATTGCTACCCATCATTTTATACGCACTCGATACCATGGGCTTTACATTCAAAATCAGAAGCAAAAAAATATAGAAAAGAGAATGATTTACTTGGAAATAATATTGACAATATAATTCAAAGAATGCAGTACGGCCAAACAAATGGCATTCCACAAGGGTCAGTTTTAATAGATTTTATTGCTGAGATTATATTTTGTGCATTAGATGAAGAGATAATGAAAAACATCGGAGATGGTGGTGAGTTTAAAATAATTAGGTATCGTGATGACTATAGAGTTTTTGCAAATGATGAGTTATTAATTGAGAAAATTTTGAAAAAAATCTCGAGTTCTCTTTCTGAGTATGGATTAAGTTTAAATAGTCATAAAACTAAATTTGAACATGATCTTATCAAACATTCGATAAAAGAAGATAAGCTGTTTTGGACTTTAAATTTTAAAACTATACAACCTATCAAAGACGAAATTTTGTTTATATATGACTTTTCAAAAAAATATCCTAATTCTGGAAGATTACGCAAAGCTCTAAGCGATTTTCATAAAAAACTTATAAAAATATGTTGTTATAAGAATATAAATATCAAAGTTTTAATAAGTATAGTTACAAATATTGGGGTATCTAATCCTTCTGTTTGTCCAGAGATTTGTGCAATTTTAAGTGTGTTGTTAAATAATTGTGAAGATGATAAAAAAAACGACACTTTTAATTCAATAAAAGAAAGGTTTGATGATCTTCCTAATCGAGAATTTATTGAAATATGGTTATATAGAGTTGCAAAAAAAGCAGATATTGACTTCGAACCTTTTAACAACAAGTTGATAAATAATAAGCATAAAAAAGTATTGTGGAATATAAATTGGCTTAAAAACAATAAAATTAAAGAAATAATTGAAAATGCACAAATATTTAACCAAGATATTTTTGATGAACTTTCATTAGTGATTAAACCCGATGAAATTTCGGCTTTTGATATTAATTCTGAGTAAAAATAGGAATTAATTCGGGGGACAGTCGACTGAATAAGAAACAAAGTATTTTTTCATTCTAACTTTAAATCAAATTAAACTAGTTTAAGTGGCGTGAATGTGTTTTAACGGGCACGTGACTCAAACTAAATCTGGCAAAGTATTTGCTGACTATCCTTTAAATGCAAAGCTCTTAAAAGCCTTGCATGATATTTCTTATGTAACGCCCACGCCCATTCAAGAGCAGGCTATTCCTATTCTCATGGCTGGGCATGATGTGCTTGGTATTGCTCAGACTGGCACCGGCAAAACCGCTTCTTTTTGTCTTCCTATTTTGCATGAACTGGAGCAAAAAAACTTGGGCTTGATTCCAAAGCATACGCATGTACTTATTTTAACGCCCACCCGTGAGTTGGCCATTCAGATTTATGATAACCTAGTGGAGTATGGCAAGTACCTAAAGCAAAGCTATGCCGTGATCTTTGGTGGGGTCAATCAAACACGGCAGGTCAAAGCCTTAAAAAGTGGTGTGGATGTCTTGGTGGCTACACCGGGCCGGCTGTTGGATTTGATTGAGCAAAAGCATCTTTCATTGCAGAAACTCTCTGTATTTGTTTTGGATGAAGCGGACCGTATGCTGGATATGGGCTTTATTCGGGACATTAAAAAAATCATTCCCATGCTGCCCAAGCAAAGACGCAATGTCTTTTTTTCTGCCACCATGCCCAAAGAAATCAATGCCCTGGCACAAAAAATCTTGGTCAATCCTAAAAAAATTGAAGTGACGCCAGAGTCCACAACTGTTGAGTCCATTGAGCAAAGAGTGATGTTTGTTGAGAAAAAAGAAAAAGTAGGGCTGCTCTTGCACTTATTGAAAGATAAGTCATTTAAAAAGGTTTTGATTTTTGTTGGTATGAAACACATGGCCAACAAAGTGGTAGAGCGCTTGCACAAAAATAAAATTTCTGCCGCCGCCATTCACGGTAATAAATCACAAGCAGCTCGGCAAAAAGCCATCAAAGACTTTTCCAGCAATAAGGTCAGGGTCTTGGTGGCCACGGACATTGCGGCCAGAGGCATTGATATTGATGATATCACCCATGTCATCAACTATGACTTACCCAATGAAGCAGAAAGCTATGTGCACCGCATTGGCAGAACAGCCAGAGCCGGCAAAAATGGCATTGCCATTTCTTTGGTCACCGCAGATGAAAAGTCTTATTTAAAGAACATTGAAAACAAAACCAAGCAGAGCATTGCGGTTGAACAAGCGCAGCCTTTTCACAGTGATCTGGCGCAAAATGCAGCCGTGGTAAAACCCGGTAAAGCCAAAGCCAAAATTGAGGCCGGTAACAAGGCTAGAAGACCTAGGAGAAAGAAACCGTTTAAAAGCAAAAACGCAGCAAAAAATGGATCAGCTTCAAAGAGACCATTTAACAAAAAAAACAAGCCCAAGACTTAGTGTTAAACTTAGCTTTTACTCATCTAAGCGTTTAACGTTACTGGATACCTGGCCAGACTCTGGATCTTGAGCAATCATGATTTTAATGGGTCTGCAACATACGTAACAGTCTTCTATGTATTGATGGTTTTGTAGAGGATCTGCAGTGCCACCAGCGTTAAGTTCATACACATCCGCACCAACGCTGGTATCAATTTCAATTTCAAAATATTCAGCACAGTAGGGGCATTGTATGTTTTGGTATTGAATCCAATCTGACATGAAAGTGTATATGCCCAAGTTGAGATGGGATTGTCAAATTTGTGATCAGGTGTCATAGACGGGTGCTTAGACTATAAGAGATCAGTTTTTATTAGGAATACACAGTGTGTCCCAGGATTTCAAAGCCTCTTTTGGCAGATCTAGACCAAAAAACAAATGATCCACATAAAGACACATAGGTTCAATTCTATTTATAATGCATAGCTCAAATCATATGAAAAAGGAGTAAGTTTTTGGGGACACACAATGTTTTATAATTTCATTATCTTTGATCTAGATAATTTTAATTCAGGCACCCACCTGTCCCCGGAATTAGATTGTAATTAGGTGTTTATTTGTGACCATATTCAAAGTCGTTGCATGAAACTTGAAAATAGTCATCTTCTCGATCATATTCAGAATATATATCATCTCCTGCAAGATCTTGTTTAATTGCCACCAATATATTTTTGAGGGATACTTTTTTCTCTCCAAAAAATGTACGAACAAGGCAATGACAACTTAATTGTTGAGGGTCTTCATCCACAATATAGAAACTTGTGATATTTGGTATTGTGTCAAGTTGATGGTGGACTGTACAATCTTGAGAATTGATATTGCAACGCAAACCGCTTTCTGAGTTGTCTTTCCACGTTACGGTGGCAAAAACATTGTTTTTATACTCAGTTATCTTAGTCTCCTTTGTGTTAGCATATTCTTTATGCTTGGTTATACTATAAGAAAACTTATCAGCTTCTGCTGTATAAAAAACGATATTTTTAAAAGTAAAAAAATTAGTCTCAGTATCCACCATTTTTTTAGCTAATGCATCACAAGATTGAATGCTCTCAGATATACTTTGACTTAAAGCTTTACCAGAGATCATAAAAATTAAGGTTAATATTATAAAATTAAATATATTCTTTTTTCTCATTTCCATGGACGCCAAATATACAAACTTTTTCAAAGTGTCAATAGCTACCTTTTCTTCTTTCATGGGTAGCTCCGGGGACAAAGTAACCGTAGTCGGTTAGTTTGGGGAGAAAATAAAAAGAATAATGTTGTGTTAACGGAGCCAATATAAAATAGGCAGATGAACTTACGATTTGAAAAGTATGGGGTGAGTAACGGGGCTCGAACCCGCGACATCCAGGACCACAACCTGGCGCTCTACCAACTGAGCTATACCCACCATCTAAGATACCATCTTTTCATAGACTGTGGTTTTTGTCTATAAAAATGGCGCACACCTACGTAGACGACTTTTGAAACGGTCTTATAGCATTTGTTACATAAATCTCAATCATTTTTATTCTATTATGAACAATATCCTTAGGGCCGTTTCCATATCAGCAAATTGTTGGGGAAACTTGCCGTTACCGTGCCTGAAGCAGCCTCAAGCTCGGATTTTATACTGAGCGTATCACCCACTTGCAAATCATGGAGTAAGGTGACCATGGAGCAACTGGCATGGTTATGGTTATTTTGTGAGCGAATATAATTGGACTTGCACTCATGCCCGGGTAGAGCAGCGCCATTCAAATGAAGCGTAAAAATAGGATTGGCCCGTTGAACCGTTGAAGTCAGGGTTGTATTAAAGACAATGTAGTAGTCACCGTTTTGGTTGATGGTGATGTTGTCT
This window of the Oligoflexia bacterium genome carries:
- a CDS encoding ABC transporter permease translates to MTLLKITKKSLLNRKATTMLTILSIALSVALLLGIERVRSGARKSFESTISGVDLIIGARSGSVNLLLYSVFRIGNATNNISYESFDTFSRHENVDWTIPISLGDSHRGYRVVGTNQNYFLHYQYGDDQPLAFAQGKAFEHLFDVVLGSEVAEKLEYNLLDKITLSHGSDEIGFQDHADKPFTIVGILKKTGTPVDKSVHVSLKAIEALHIDWQQGAPPMPGEEVSKDDVLAMDLNPADVTAFFVKLKSRMAIFNVQREVNDYEEEALMAILPGVTLRDLWLTVGFAEKTLFLVSLLVFFVSLIGMLISLLATLNERRREMAILRSVGAKKGFVFSLLIIETCVLAVIGILFGILILCFCLLAFKPILESKLGLTVGLLTPTINDFIYIASILLAAFIASIIPSWRAYKNSLADGLTVRN
- a CDS encoding DUF3299 domain-containing protein, yielding MKKIFLYILLVLLGIGFAAGLFKFSDRLPIAVKSESETKTKKVETGVIPKIYWETLNLFNYKTGEGPQELTMLNGKLVEIPGFIVPLTDSYSDFDEFLLVPNAQACVHIPPPPPNLIVAVKLRKPMSMEDIFYPSWVKGIFTIETSTSEFGSASYKLDAMEVRKYEF
- a CDS encoding Bax inhibitor-1 family protein, giving the protein MLSVLFVKVFSLLGGMLLVTAAMAKINKAYETKAEFIGTILLSFILLFLVVGFSDHYPINIIMVALFSAVVGWSVGPSITHLSIRYERNKFLKERGIAKEDIHTLSPEIQLELDTRIQNPQYKEQWQKIVNKAILGVALSVILTAAIVYLSPVDFGYLGGFLLISLILLIVMGLANVFYFKSERLSLIKSYIGALIFIIYLLYDFNQLEKLHALGETSWQAAIDVAVNIYLDMINLFLDLLEILADSD
- a CDS encoding HPF/RaiA family ribosome-associated protein encodes the protein MQIHVHTDESINNDQRLTEYVTDLTQSNLEHFSKFITTVNVHMSDENSHKGGANDKKCTIEVRIEKLKPIAVSHNSETLEEALTGALDKTHRSLKKVKEKNFNH
- a CDS encoding YihY/virulence factor BrkB family protein, which gives rise to MKDKKKISVFKLTVSWKFFAVRFFNEIQKDSILKASAALAYYLTIAVFPAFIFLLGLFSFLGFNKLQNTAIYSIQTLLPGDAKMMFESFIEELTKDGGVALLSFGFAVAVWSASSGLAAVIDQLNVTYKVKEARDFIKTRLTALSLMAVFVLMLLSTFSIIIISENIWSYLQENFAMSWLLLSFLFVVKWLFVFLIICTAFALIYYYGPNVQQKFRFITPGSVLGSFLTIVVTLGLNLYLINFNSFGKVYGSIGGFIVFMFWLNSCGFVLLLGAQLNALLEHFNRDGKRKGQKKLPR
- a CDS encoding tryptophan-rich sensory protein, which translates into the protein MDMSSWYQSLLKPDWAPPAWVFGPVWTFLYVLIIISFSYVGFLAFKKKIGFIILLPFLLNIIFNLLFTPLQFSLHNNVLALLDVILVFLTLIWAMIVIYPFAQWVTWIQIPYLLWVSFAMLLQASITYLNR
- a CDS encoding mechanosensitive ion channel, which encodes MSFETVVSYLKQDALVFTLLKILLVFSLAYLFKRILQFILLRATTKLTQKTHIKWDDLFVSQRFFRRAAQYLPCLIVFNSAAWISPPSTALYEILIRGCQAYFVIVSCLVVFSLISVFEHIAQRLDALKNKPIKSVAQALKILFVFISIILILSLLLGKSPLIFLSGLGAMTAVLLLIFKDTILGLVASIQLSSLDMVRKGDWIEMPKYGADGDVTDVSLTTIRVQNWDKTITTIPAYALISDSFKNWRGMQEAKGRRIKRSILIDISSIHFLSQQDIEKFKNIAVLKDYLESKEQELGGFERSTPEQNINNRQLTNIGTFRAYIIAYLKTHPDLNQNMTFLVRQLQPSSKGLPLELYIFSSQTDWIIYENIQSDIFDHLLACISVFGLRAFQEPSGHDFQQLLQSNKPA
- a CDS encoding RNA-directed DNA polymerase, with the translated sequence MEKNINKKVSDLDHETAKNFFLKEKIYCRVGIPSYYKFSNLLNDIDNHLKSFKIDDIKETLFDKKNDPKNFEEVNYRLDINKDGRFSWRRQEIINPILYIWLVRVITEENNWKIIKHKFSEWSKNDKIISTSIPIYSEDKDYLSSVLSSWYKNVEQRSLELGLKYRYYAKTDISNCYPSFYTHSIPWALHSKSEAKKYRKENDLLGNNIDNIIQRMQYGQTNGIPQGSVLIDFIAEIIFCALDEEIMKNIGDGGEFKIIRYRDDYRVFANDELLIEKILKKISSSLSEYGLSLNSHKTKFEHDLIKHSIKEDKLFWTLNFKTIQPIKDEILFIYDFSKKYPNSGRLRKALSDFHKKLIKICCYKNINIKVLISIVTNIGVSNPSVCPEICAILSVLLNNCEDDKKNDTFNSIKERFDDLPNREFIEIWLYRVAKKADIDFEPFNNKLINNKHKKVLWNINWLKNNKIKEIIENAQIFNQDIFDELSLVIKPDEISAFDINSE
- a CDS encoding DEAD/DEAH box helicase, which codes for MTQTKSGKVFADYPLNAKLLKALHDISYVTPTPIQEQAIPILMAGHDVLGIAQTGTGKTASFCLPILHELEQKNLGLIPKHTHVLILTPTRELAIQIYDNLVEYGKYLKQSYAVIFGGVNQTRQVKALKSGVDVLVATPGRLLDLIEQKHLSLQKLSVFVLDEADRMLDMGFIRDIKKIIPMLPKQRRNVFFSATMPKEINALAQKILVNPKKIEVTPESTTVESIEQRVMFVEKKEKVGLLLHLLKDKSFKKVLIFVGMKHMANKVVERLHKNKISAAAIHGNKSQAARQKAIKDFSSNKVRVLVATDIAARGIDIDDITHVINYDLPNEAESYVHRIGRTARAGKNGIAISLVTADEKSYLKNIENKTKQSIAVEQAQPFHSDLAQNAAVVKPGKAKAKIEAGNKARRPRRKKPFKSKNAAKNGSASKRPFNKKNKPKT
- a CDS encoding CPXCG motif-containing cysteine-rich protein; this translates as MSDWIQYQNIQCPYCAEYFEIEIDTSVGADVYELNAGGTADPLQNHQYIEDCYVCCRPIKIMIAQDPESGQVSSNVKRLDE